In one window of Posidoniimonas corsicana DNA:
- a CDS encoding sodium:solute symporter, whose product MLAAVYFTSVDWAVLVAYFVGIMALGLFFWRRNNSADQFTAGGRTLSGWLCGMSIFATYLSSISYLALPGKAFVDNWNIFMFSLALPLAAYIAVRWFVPLYRQSGEISAYSWLEARFGLWARACASVFYLLYQIARIGVVMYLMALPMAVLFGWDIRTVIIVTGVIVTAYSFVGGIVAVIWADAIQAIVLLAGAALAVWILLARMPGGPEEVIRVAGEGGKFSLGSSSLWILSEPTLWVVLAFGLFDNLRNFGVDQSYIQRYIAARSDHQAAKSVWLGALLYVPVSALFLFIGSSLYAFYQSHPAELEEVRQIVAEQKLMQEGVSSEADSYLQQVDEVAAGLSDKELGDRVFPHFIASQLPEGARGLLIAAVFAAAMSTVSTSLNSSATLVMSDLYVRLVRPDASDSQQVLVLRCATIAWGVMGTAMAIALVSLTDSALDVWWLFSSVLGAAIVGLFLLGLVVPTLQNRQAVGIFVVALAVIAWMTFSIGAYWPKPLAGLTSPFHPLLVVVVGPVVMVMLGLLVARAGSPTRR is encoded by the coding sequence ATGCTCGCGGCCGTGTACTTTACAAGCGTCGACTGGGCGGTGCTGGTCGCCTATTTCGTCGGCATAATGGCCCTCGGCCTGTTCTTCTGGCGCCGCAACAACTCCGCCGACCAGTTCACCGCCGGCGGCCGCACACTGTCGGGCTGGTTGTGCGGGATGTCGATCTTCGCCACCTACCTGAGCAGCATCAGCTACCTGGCGTTGCCAGGCAAGGCGTTTGTCGACAACTGGAACATCTTCATGTTCTCGCTAGCGCTGCCGCTGGCGGCATACATCGCGGTCCGGTGGTTCGTCCCGCTATACCGCCAGTCGGGCGAGATCTCCGCCTACTCGTGGCTCGAGGCCCGCTTCGGCCTGTGGGCAAGGGCGTGTGCCAGTGTGTTCTACCTGCTGTACCAGATCGCCCGGATCGGTGTGGTGATGTACCTCATGGCACTGCCCATGGCGGTGCTGTTCGGCTGGGACATCAGGACCGTGATAATCGTCACCGGGGTGATCGTCACAGCCTACTCGTTTGTGGGCGGCATCGTCGCGGTGATCTGGGCCGACGCGATCCAGGCGATCGTGCTGCTCGCGGGCGCCGCGCTGGCGGTTTGGATCCTGCTCGCCCGCATGCCGGGCGGGCCGGAAGAAGTCATCCGAGTCGCGGGAGAGGGCGGCAAGTTCTCGCTCGGCAGCAGTTCGCTGTGGATACTGTCCGAGCCGACCCTGTGGGTGGTGCTGGCGTTTGGCCTGTTCGACAACCTCCGCAACTTCGGCGTCGACCAGAGCTACATCCAACGCTACATCGCCGCCCGCAGCGATCACCAGGCCGCCAAGAGTGTGTGGCTCGGCGCACTGCTCTATGTGCCAGTCAGCGCCCTGTTCCTGTTTATCGGGTCGTCGCTCTACGCGTTTTACCAGAGCCACCCGGCGGAGCTAGAGGAGGTGCGGCAGATTGTGGCCGAACAGAAGCTTATGCAGGAGGGCGTGTCGTCGGAGGCGGACAGCTACCTGCAGCAGGTGGACGAGGTGGCCGCCGGGCTGTCCGACAAGGAACTCGGCGACCGGGTGTTCCCACACTTCATCGCGTCGCAGCTGCCCGAGGGGGCGAGGGGGTTGCTAATCGCGGCCGTGTTTGCGGCCGCGATGAGCACGGTGTCAACCTCTCTCAACTCGTCCGCCACGCTGGTAATGAGCGACCTCTACGTCCGCCTGGTGAGGCCAGACGCCTCAGACAGCCAGCAGGTGCTTGTGCTGCGGTGCGCAACGATCGCCTGGGGCGTCATGGGCACGGCAATGGCAATCGCGCTGGTGAGCCTCACAGATAGCGCGCTTGATGTATGGTGGCTGTTCTCGTCGGTGTTGGGCGCCGCGATCGTCGGGCTCTTTTTGCTTGGACTCGTTGTGCCAACGCTCCAGAACCGGCAGGCAGTGGGCATCTTCGTCGTTGCGTTGGCGGTGATCGCCTGGATGACGTTCTCAATCGGCGCCTACTGGCCCAAGCCGCTCGCTGGACTCACCAGCCCGTTCCACCCACTCTTGGTGGTGGTCGTGGGACCGGTTGTGATGGTGATGCTCGGCTTGCTCGTCGCACGCGCCGGCAGTCCAACGCGTCGGTAG
- a CDS encoding efflux RND transporter periplasmic adaptor subunit, with translation MASPPNRLQKIAAVLVRAIVPCGILAAGWLGFVELSEETVKPPAPAEEKRMLRTRVQQMETVDYPVTVRTHAVVQPHNRVTLTSEISGTVVKVSPSFEAGAYFRKGDVLVEIDERDYQTALAIAKSRLAAADSALKLARLNEERKLRLVESNAVSRAEVDVASATREQAEADLELAKTEVEQAKLNLARTEIHAPFDGRVQTKLIGIGQTASSNAPLGEVFAVDFAEVRLPISGQQRRYLTLPEFPDDPPVSVELRDAINEGNETVWHAQIVRTEGVLDADSRDLFAIARIDDPFGRTSGMPPLRIGQPVSADVQGQVLNNVVALPRAAVKQLDQVVLVNQSDLTLRSLSIAPLWSNEEHVVVEATAIPDHTWLSTTPMSYTPEGAKIEIIPDANPDANAAIAESASNDDETLAN, from the coding sequence ATGGCGTCGCCGCCCAACCGTTTACAGAAGATCGCGGCCGTGCTGGTGCGGGCCATCGTGCCCTGCGGCATCCTGGCGGCCGGGTGGCTGGGCTTCGTCGAGCTGTCCGAAGAAACGGTGAAGCCCCCCGCGCCGGCTGAAGAAAAGCGGATGCTGCGGACCCGCGTGCAGCAGATGGAAACCGTCGACTACCCGGTCACGGTCCGGACGCACGCGGTCGTGCAGCCGCACAACCGCGTGACGCTGACGTCGGAGATCTCCGGCACCGTGGTGAAGGTGAGCCCCTCGTTCGAGGCGGGCGCCTACTTCCGCAAGGGCGACGTGCTCGTTGAGATCGACGAACGGGACTACCAAACCGCGCTGGCGATCGCCAAGTCGCGGCTCGCCGCCGCGGACTCGGCGCTCAAGCTGGCCCGGCTGAACGAGGAACGCAAGCTGCGGCTGGTCGAGTCGAACGCCGTTTCACGGGCGGAGGTGGACGTGGCGTCCGCGACGCGCGAGCAGGCCGAGGCGGACCTGGAGCTCGCCAAGACCGAGGTCGAGCAGGCAAAGCTCAACCTCGCCCGCACCGAGATCCACGCCCCGTTCGACGGCCGCGTGCAGACCAAGCTGATCGGCATCGGCCAGACCGCCAGCTCCAACGCGCCGCTGGGTGAGGTCTTCGCCGTCGACTTCGCGGAGGTGCGCCTGCCGATCTCGGGGCAGCAGCGGCGGTACCTGACGCTGCCGGAGTTCCCGGACGACCCGCCGGTCAGCGTCGAGCTGCGGGACGCCATCAACGAGGGCAACGAAACCGTCTGGCACGCCCAGATCGTCCGCACCGAGGGCGTGCTCGACGCCGACTCGCGGGACCTGTTCGCCATCGCCCGCATCGACGACCCGTTCGGCCGCACGTCGGGCATGCCGCCGCTGCGGATCGGCCAGCCGGTCTCCGCCGACGTGCAGGGGCAGGTGCTCAACAACGTGGTCGCGCTGCCCCGCGCCGCGGTCAAGCAGCTGGACCAGGTGGTGCTGGTGAACCAGTCCGACCTGACGCTGCGGTCGCTGAGCATCGCGCCGCTCTGGTCGAACGAGGAGCACGTGGTTGTCGAGGCGACGGCCATCCCCGACCACACCTGGCTCTCCACGACCCCGATGTCGTACACGCCCGAGGGCGCCAAGATCGAGATCATCCCGGACGCCAACCCCGACGCGAACGCCGCGATCGCCGAGTCCGCGTCGAACGACGACGAGACCCTCGCCAACTAA
- a CDS encoding efflux RND transporter permease subunit, whose protein sequence is MIRWFTINGIAANFLMLAILIGGVYTALFKIPLEVSPERSFESVIVEMNYRGGTAKDIERAILIPIEEALEGVEGIRELNAEGDRGRAWFFIEAVPGTDLRALMEDISARIDTITTFPDETERPKIFIPDSSNWWEVLSVAVTGELSQRELREVARRVEQDILALPGVSRAEVRGDRRYEIGVEVKMDKLISYGLSFQDLSDAIRQFSVDLPAGAIDSQSGTFIIRTRGQAYSEREFNRLPIRSSNGSDVLLGEVATVIDGFEEGEKQVSFNGRPALFVEVMRTGKESAIEISDQVQKYVKDARTRFPDGIELFIWDDESVSIRGRLSTLVNSLLQGGVLVMLLLGLFLRPSLAFWIVIGIPVGFAGGVMLMPWFGITANVMSLFGFIIVVGIVVDDAIVTGENVYQKMKEGVPPLEAAIEGTHEVATPVTFGAITTMVAFLPLMFFDGSWGDFASQVPPIVAPVLLFSLIESKLILPAHLKHLRRVPRNNPFTRFQTSIANGLETVIERAYQPALEFAVRRRASVLATFVAAALLMAGYCLSGRMEFIAYPSIDQQRISAELDLPNDIPLQVTARYMDKIEQALLQLREEYSDEGLGVSLVENYSKLVGAARIHRDFDKSRGSISFEVLAPSRRTEPGPRNSELATRWTELVGPIPEAVEFRIRAERSVKNDRGFDNENLNIELRGPMSEEKAEVARQIRKILQEYDGFASTWANINYGQDELELTLKPLAAELGLTQQILAQQIRQAFFGEEAQRVQRGVDDIRVMVRLPREQRESLHTLDSMRIRTPRGANVPLSTVAEIAFTKAPSHVHRKDGAEILRVGAQPADETIDVLGIAKEINPRIAALCAPHDLTFEYVGYVAEAAETQRTTIVGACLLAFTLYGLLAIALKSMGQPFFVLLAVPFAIIGALLGHIILDITPSYLSVFGMLALAGVAVNDTLVMVDYVNHRMAEGSTLREAALQAGARRFRPIMLTSVTTFVGLFPLLMDRSLQAQFLIPMAVSLAFGVMFATVVTLFLIPCSLLAADDVGRVLARLRRWYFHPFSGNQADPHRDAA, encoded by the coding sequence ATGATCCGCTGGTTCACGATAAACGGCATCGCGGCGAACTTCTTGATGCTGGCGATCCTGATCGGCGGCGTCTACACGGCCCTGTTCAAGATCCCGCTGGAGGTCTCGCCGGAACGCAGCTTCGAGAGCGTGATCGTCGAGATGAACTACCGCGGCGGCACCGCGAAGGACATCGAGCGGGCGATCCTGATCCCCATCGAAGAGGCCCTCGAGGGGGTCGAGGGCATCCGCGAGCTCAACGCCGAGGGCGACCGCGGCCGCGCCTGGTTCTTCATCGAAGCCGTGCCCGGGACCGACCTGCGGGCCCTGATGGAGGACATCTCCGCCCGCATCGACACCATCACCACCTTCCCCGACGAGACCGAGCGGCCGAAGATCTTCATCCCCGACTCCTCCAACTGGTGGGAGGTGCTGAGCGTCGCGGTGACCGGCGAGCTGAGCCAGCGCGAGCTGCGAGAGGTGGCCCGCCGCGTCGAGCAGGACATCCTCGCGCTGCCGGGCGTGAGCCGCGCCGAGGTGCGTGGCGACCGCCGCTACGAGATCGGCGTGGAGGTCAAGATGGACAAGCTGATCTCCTACGGGCTCAGCTTCCAGGACCTGTCCGACGCGATCCGCCAGTTCTCGGTCGACCTGCCGGCCGGTGCGATCGACAGCCAGAGCGGCACCTTCATCATCCGCACCCGCGGCCAGGCCTACTCCGAGCGGGAGTTCAACCGGCTGCCGATCCGCTCCTCCAACGGCTCGGACGTGCTGCTCGGCGAGGTCGCGACCGTGATCGACGGGTTCGAAGAAGGCGAAAAGCAGGTCAGCTTCAACGGCCGCCCGGCGCTGTTCGTCGAGGTGATGCGGACCGGCAAGGAGAGCGCGATCGAGATCTCCGACCAGGTTCAGAAGTACGTCAAGGACGCCCGCACCCGGTTCCCTGACGGCATCGAGCTGTTCATCTGGGACGACGAGTCGGTCTCGATCCGCGGCCGGCTGAGCACGCTGGTCAACTCGCTGCTGCAGGGCGGCGTGCTGGTGATGCTGCTGCTGGGCCTGTTCCTGCGGCCGTCGCTGGCGTTCTGGATCGTGATCGGCATCCCGGTCGGGTTCGCCGGCGGCGTGATGCTGATGCCGTGGTTCGGGATCACCGCCAACGTGATGAGCCTGTTCGGCTTTATTATCGTGGTGGGCATCGTCGTGGACGACGCGATCGTGACCGGCGAAAACGTGTACCAGAAGATGAAGGAGGGCGTGCCGCCGCTGGAGGCCGCCATCGAGGGCACCCACGAGGTCGCCACGCCGGTCACGTTCGGCGCCATCACCACGATGGTGGCCTTCCTGCCGCTGATGTTCTTCGACGGAAGCTGGGGCGACTTCGCGTCGCAGGTGCCGCCGATCGTAGCGCCGGTGCTGCTGTTCTCGCTGATCGAGTCGAAGCTGATCCTGCCGGCGCACCTCAAGCACCTCCGCCGCGTGCCGCGGAACAACCCCTTCACGCGGTTCCAGACCTCGATCGCCAACGGCCTGGAGACCGTCATCGAGCGGGCCTACCAGCCGGCGTTGGAGTTCGCGGTGCGGCGGCGGGCGTCGGTCCTCGCCACCTTTGTCGCCGCGGCCCTGCTGATGGCCGGCTACTGCCTGAGCGGCCGGATGGAGTTCATCGCGTACCCGTCGATCGACCAGCAGCGCATCTCCGCCGAGCTGGACCTGCCCAACGACATCCCGCTGCAGGTCACCGCGCGGTACATGGACAAGATCGAGCAGGCGCTGCTGCAGCTGCGGGAGGAGTACTCCGACGAGGGGCTGGGCGTGTCGCTGGTCGAGAACTACTCCAAGCTGGTAGGCGCGGCCCGGATCCACCGCGACTTCGACAAGTCGCGCGGGTCGATCTCGTTCGAGGTGCTGGCCCCCTCGCGCCGCACCGAGCCGGGCCCGCGGAACAGCGAGCTCGCCACCCGCTGGACCGAGCTGGTCGGCCCGATCCCCGAGGCGGTCGAGTTCCGCATCCGCGCCGAGCGGAGCGTGAAGAACGACCGCGGCTTTGACAACGAGAACCTGAACATCGAGCTCCGCGGGCCGATGTCCGAGGAGAAGGCCGAGGTCGCCCGCCAGATCCGCAAGATCCTGCAGGAGTACGACGGGTTCGCGTCGACCTGGGCGAACATCAACTACGGCCAGGACGAGCTGGAGCTGACGCTCAAGCCGCTGGCCGCGGAGCTCGGCCTGACGCAGCAGATCCTGGCCCAGCAGATCCGGCAGGCGTTCTTCGGCGAGGAGGCCCAGCGGGTGCAGCGCGGCGTGGACGACATCCGCGTCATGGTCCGGCTGCCGCGCGAGCAGCGCGAGTCGCTGCACACACTGGACAGCATGCGGATCCGCACGCCCCGCGGCGCCAACGTGCCGCTGTCGACCGTCGCCGAGATCGCGTTCACCAAGGCGCCCTCGCACGTGCACCGCAAGGACGGGGCCGAGATCCTGCGGGTGGGCGCCCAGCCAGCCGACGAAACCATCGACGTGCTCGGGATCGCCAAGGAGATCAACCCCCGCATCGCCGCCCTGTGCGCGCCGCACGACCTGACGTTCGAGTACGTGGGCTACGTGGCCGAGGCGGCCGAGACGCAGCGCACCACCATCGTCGGCGCCTGCCTGCTGGCGTTCACGCTGTACGGGCTGCTGGCCATCGCGTTGAAGTCGATGGGGCAGCCGTTCTTCGTGCTGCTGGCCGTGCCGTTCGCCATCATCGGCGCGCTGTTGGGGCACATCATCCTGGACATCACGCCGTCGTACCTGTCGGTGTTCGGCATGCTGGCGCTGGCCGGCGTCGCGGTGAACGACACGCTCGTCATGGTCGACTACGTGAACCACCGCATGGCGGAGGGGTCGACCCTCCGCGAGGCGGCCCTGCAGGCCGGCGCCCGGCGGTTCCGCCCCATCATGCTGACCTCGGTCACGACGTTCGTGGGCCTGTTCCCGCTGCTGATGGACCGTTCGCTGCAGGCGCAGTTCCTGATCCCGATGGCGGTGTCGCTCGCGTTCGGGGTGATGTTCGCCACGGTCGTGACGCTGTTCCTCATCCCCTGCTCGCTGCTCGCCGCCGACGACGTCGGCCGCGTGCTGGCCCGCCTGCGGCGGTGGTACTTCCACCCCTTCAGCGGCAACCAAGCCGACCCGCACCGCGACGCGGCCTAG
- the corA gene encoding magnesium/cobalt transporter CorA — protein MFQKRRPAVGAPPGTLVFRGESVPARVQVVRYSPGQIESVAIAGLDDIKPPDRQDQLLWIDVAGIDDPEVLHAGGERFGLSALTMENIVNVPQRPKTELLGDKLLTISHVLNVDATGALQVDQLSLVLGPNYVITVHNQADGFLDPIRTRLQNAASRMRQAGPDYLAYAILDAVVDGAYPVLETLGERLESLEDDALEDPHPDLLKAIHQLRSQLIQVRRSCWPMRDAIELLISAETDLVDEGTVAYLRDTHNHCAQIVDVVEMYREAAGALISTYMSSVAHRSNEVMKVLTMMSSIFVPLTFIAGIYGMNFEHMPELGYQWSYPTALGAMLVTAAVMTWFFFRCGWLGRANLSVGFGATKLGIDLPDEPAVAASQSRPTAAPPAKRAA, from the coding sequence ATGTTCCAGAAACGACGCCCCGCCGTGGGCGCTCCCCCCGGCACCCTGGTGTTCCGTGGCGAGTCCGTCCCGGCCCGCGTGCAGGTGGTCCGCTACTCGCCCGGCCAGATTGAATCGGTTGCGATCGCCGGCCTCGACGACATCAAGCCGCCGGACCGGCAGGACCAGCTGCTGTGGATCGACGTCGCCGGGATCGACGACCCCGAAGTGCTGCACGCCGGCGGCGAGCGGTTCGGCCTGTCGGCGCTGACCATGGAGAACATCGTCAACGTGCCGCAGCGCCCCAAGACCGAGCTGCTGGGCGACAAGCTGCTGACAATCTCGCACGTGCTGAACGTCGACGCCACCGGCGCGCTGCAGGTTGACCAGCTGAGCTTGGTGCTGGGTCCCAACTACGTGATCACCGTGCACAACCAGGCGGACGGGTTCCTCGACCCCATCCGCACTAGGCTGCAGAACGCGGCCTCGCGGATGAGGCAGGCCGGCCCGGACTACCTGGCCTACGCCATCCTCGACGCGGTGGTCGACGGCGCCTACCCGGTGCTCGAGACGCTCGGCGAGCGGCTCGAGTCCCTCGAGGACGACGCGCTCGAGGACCCCCACCCCGACCTGCTGAAGGCGATCCATCAGCTCCGGTCGCAGCTCATCCAGGTGCGGCGGAGCTGCTGGCCGATGCGCGACGCGATTGAGCTGCTGATCTCCGCGGAGACCGACCTCGTCGACGAGGGCACGGTCGCCTACCTCCGCGACACGCACAACCACTGCGCCCAGATCGTCGACGTGGTGGAGATGTACCGCGAGGCCGCCGGGGCGCTGATCAGCACGTACATGTCGTCCGTTGCGCACCGCAGCAACGAGGTGATGAAGGTGCTCACGATGATGTCCAGCATCTTCGTGCCGCTTACGTTCATCGCCGGCATCTACGGCATGAACTTCGAGCACATGCCCGAGCTCGGCTACCAGTGGTCGTACCCCACGGCGCTGGGCGCCATGCTCGTGACCGCAGCGGTGATGACGTGGTTCTTCTTCCGCTGCGGCTGGTTGGGCCGCGCCAATCTCAGCGTGGGCTTCGGCGCTACGAAGCTGGGCATCGACCTGCCGGACGAACCGGCGGTCGCCGCCTCGCAGTCCAGACCGACTGCCGCGCCGCCCGCGAAGCGGGCGGCGTAG
- a CDS encoding YXWGXW repeat-containing protein, with amino-acid sequence MRLSLPTVVLFGFSGFLGLHAGHAPAQVYAPQYIVPPPANREVVTEAPSAQHVWVPGHWNRTPDEWQWTGGAWMVPPAGNAYWVDGYWQHRGGQFEWEPAHWATARQGVIVNKPVNVPKAYQEAKPAPPAASSMAWQPGHWDWRGTWVWEPGAYVATTVSKSRWVNGKWIAGADGQWRWMPAHWEAQ; translated from the coding sequence ATGCGACTGAGCCTGCCAACCGTTGTTCTGTTCGGCTTTTCTGGGTTCTTGGGCCTGCATGCCGGCCACGCTCCCGCCCAGGTCTACGCGCCGCAGTACATCGTCCCCCCTCCCGCCAACCGCGAGGTCGTCACCGAGGCGCCCTCGGCGCAGCACGTCTGGGTCCCAGGGCACTGGAACCGGACGCCCGATGAGTGGCAGTGGACCGGCGGGGCGTGGATGGTCCCGCCGGCCGGCAACGCCTACTGGGTCGACGGCTACTGGCAGCACCGCGGTGGGCAGTTCGAGTGGGAGCCAGCTCACTGGGCGACGGCCCGGCAGGGGGTGATTGTCAACAAACCGGTCAACGTGCCGAAGGCCTACCAAGAGGCCAAGCCCGCGCCGCCCGCGGCCAGCTCGATGGCGTGGCAGCCTGGTCACTGGGACTGGCGGGGCACGTGGGTCTGGGAGCCCGGCGCGTACGTCGCGACGACGGTCAGCAAGTCACGCTGGGTGAACGGCAAGTGGATCGCCGGCGCCGACGGGCAGTGGCGGTGGATGCCGGCCCACTGGGAGGCTCAGTAA
- a CDS encoding potassium channel family protein, whose translation MIGSILVGAVLTIVTVGLHAAVTAWWIGCLKRTARRASGRTVRLLPLRMLCTTAVILLMLHLAEVLPWAVAYLALPGGGFESFEECCYFATVTFASLGYGDIVIQGPWRMLSGIQAMNGLLVFGWSTALLFAVVERIWGRDDLPDTADPDTADPDTADAASSEDDPLVLQLRLEARRRASLRDHVRLGA comes from the coding sequence GTGATTGGCAGCATCCTGGTTGGCGCTGTGCTGACGATTGTCACCGTTGGCTTGCACGCGGCCGTGACCGCGTGGTGGATCGGCTGCCTGAAGCGGACCGCCCGCCGCGCGTCCGGGCGGACGGTGCGTCTGCTGCCGCTCCGCATGCTCTGCACCACGGCGGTGATCCTGCTGATGCTTCATCTGGCGGAGGTCCTCCCGTGGGCGGTCGCGTACCTGGCGCTCCCCGGCGGCGGTTTCGAGTCGTTCGAGGAGTGCTGCTACTTCGCCACTGTCACGTTCGCGTCGCTTGGCTACGGCGACATCGTCATCCAAGGGCCGTGGCGCATGCTCAGCGGCATCCAGGCGATGAACGGCCTGTTGGTCTTCGGCTGGAGCACGGCGTTGCTGTTCGCTGTGGTCGAGAGGATCTGGGGCCGTGACGACCTCCCCGACACGGCAGACCCCGACACGGCCGACCCCGACACGGCCGACGCCGCCTCGAGCGAAGACGACCCGCTCGTCCTGCAGCTGCGCTTGGAAGCCCGCCGCCGCGCGTCGCTCCGCGACCACGTGCGGCTCGGCGCCTGA